One segment of Tenrec ecaudatus isolate mTenEca1 chromosome 1, mTenEca1.hap1, whole genome shotgun sequence DNA contains the following:
- the AKR1A1 gene encoding aldo-keto reductase family 1 member A1, with protein MAVSCVHLNTGQKMPLIGLGTWKSDPGQVKAAIKYALSVGYRHIDCAAIYGNEAEIGEALKECVGPGKAVLREELFVTSKLWNTKHHPEDVEPALRKTLADLQLEYLDLYLMHWPYAFERGDNPFPKNADGTIRYDSTHYKETWKALETLVTKGLVRALGLSNFSSRQIDDVLSVASVRPAVLQVECHPYLAQKELIAHCHACGLEVTAYSPLGSSDRAWRDPSEPVLLEEPVVLALAKKYGRSPAQILLRWQVQRKVICIPKSITPSRILENIQVFDFTFSSEEMKQLDALNKNWRYIVPMLTVDGKRVPRDAGHPLYPFNDPY; from the exons ATGGCGGTTTCCTGTGTGCATCTGAATACTGGGCAGAAGATGCCCCTGATCGGACTGGGTACCTGGAAGAGTGATCCTGGCCAG GTGAAAGCAGCAATTAAGTATGCCCTGAGTGTTGGCTACCGCCACATTGACTGTGCTGCCATCTATGGCAATGAGGCAGAGATTGGGGAGGCCCTGAAGGAGTGTGTGGGACCAGGAAAG GCAGTGCTACGGGAGGAGCTGTTTGTGACATCCAAGCTGTGGAACACCAAACACCATCCTGAGGATGTGGAGCCTGCCCTTCGGAAGACACTGGCTGACCTCCAACTGGAGTATTTGGACCTGTACCTGATGCACTGGCCATATGCTTTTGA GCGGGGAGACAATCCTTTCCCTAAGAATGCCGATGGAACTATACGCTACGACTCCACCCACTACAAAGAGACCTGGAAGGCTCTGGAGACACTGGTGACCAAGGGGCTGGTGCGGGCTCTTGGCCTGTCCAACTTCAGCAGCCGGCAGATTGATGATGTGCTCAGTGTGGCCTCAGTGCGTCCTGCTGTCCTACAG GTGGAATGTCATCCATACCTGGCTCAGAAAGAGCTGATTGCTCACTGCCATGCTTGTGGTCTGGAAGTGACTGCTTACAGCCCTTTGGGCTCCTCTGACCGTGCATGGCGGGACCCTAGTGAGCCCGTCTTGCTTGAGGAGCCCGTCGTCCTGGCACTGGCTAAAAAGTATGGTCGGTCTCCAGCTCAGATCCTGCTCAG GTGGCAGGTCCAGCGGAAAGTGATCTGCATTCCCAAGAGTATCACTCCTTCCCGAATCCTTGAGAACATCCAG GTATTTGACTTCACTTTCAGCTCAGAAGAGATGAAGCAGTTAGATGCTCTGAACAAAAATTGGCGGTACATCGTGCCCATGCTTACG